Part of the Lotus japonicus ecotype B-129 chromosome 6, LjGifu_v1.2 genome, TATCATAAGTTATATGGGCGGCATCGATGGTTTTGAAGCTACTGCTGTGGAATCTGATGAGAAGATTGATACCTCAAGGTATATATATGGTATTTGCTTAGATTCTTGGTcaactttttttaatttggttGATGTTTTATAATAGTAAATCTAGGAATCTTGTGGTTGAGTTTGTTAAGGGGTTTATATTCTGCATGGATGAGTTGAGAATTTTGACATTTTTAATAGGTTATTCATATGGAATATGTCAACTTTGCTCACATAATTTATTCTTATAAATACAATACAAGTGGTCTAAAAATATGGTGATATATCCCTATAGGGTAACCTCTGAATAAGACTAGTGATTTTTGTGGTCATCTCTTAAGTCCACATTGACTATGACTAATGAAATACTTATAAATGGGAGGATAATCCTGACCTGGAGATAGCTTTTGGGGGTTTAAGCCTTATCAAAATTCTAATATCTCTTGGTTTTAGGAGGAAAAGAAATAATGCAATGAGCAACACCTTGCACTGTTTTTTACAGAAGCTTTTCATTTTCGTAAGTTACACTGAGTGTGTGTCATCCGGGAACTGGATATTGATTTGTGTGGTTGCTCAGTTTTCATGTTTCTTTAAACTTGTTCCAGGGAATCCGTCACTTCTTATGCCCGCCACCTTGAAAATAGACATGATATGCTTCTGGGGATGCTTTTTGATGAAGGGACATACAAGAAACTCTATAGCTATAGACATCTTATAAATGGGTTTGCTGCTCATATTTCCCCAGAACAGGTGATGTCTTGTGTCatcatttttttacttttatgtgGTTAACAATAACGAGTTGAGTTTTGAAATCCATTTATGCACTCTAATTTTCTGATTTTATGTCCACTTATATTAGTAGGCAGAAACTCTTAGACATGCTCCTGGTGTAAAATCTGTAACGAGGGACTGGAAAGTTAGGAGACTCACAACACATACCCCACAGTTTTTAGGGCTTCCAACTGGTGTATGGCCAACAGGAGGTGGCTATGAACGGGCTGGAGAAGACATTGTGATTGGATTTGTGGACTCTGGGATCTTTCCTCACCACCCAAGCTTTAGAACTCATAATACTGAACCATATGGGCCGGTTCCGAAATATAGAGGAAAATGTGAAGTTGACCCTGACACTAAGAGAAGTTTCTGTAATGGGAAGATTATTGGAGCACAACATTTTGCCCTAGCTGCAAAAGCTGCGGGAGCATTCAACCCTTCAATTGATTTTGAGTCTCCTCTAGATGGGGACGGCCATGGAACGTAAGGCCCTGATTTTTCTTTATTAACTTCTTCTGTTTTAATCTTTCTGATGCCTTTTCAGTTTTCATATTTAtctctttattttttgttgTACATGAAGTAATAACTACTAGTCTCAGTTTTTTGATCAGTTTAGTTCACTAAGGAAAATTTTGTCACATATTTTAATGAGATTTCTGAAACATTGACATTTAGAGGCTTATGAGTGAGATGTATCCTCATAATTCACAACTGATGTTGAGGAGCTAAACATTGTCAATCTGAAATGCAAAGACCCTGCACCTAGCCTGCAGCAAAATCTCTCAAATATCGGTTCTTCATTCTATGTCTTGTAAACATTTGAAAATTGACATAGATAGTATCAGTAGTTGTGCTTGAAGCCATATCTTCTAACTTGATAATGGTCGTTCTTCTAACTTTTAATCCGTTCTTCTTGCATCTCCATCGGGCAGTCATACGGCCTCTATTGCAGCTGGAAGAAATGGAATTCCTGTGAGGATGCATGGACATGAATTTGGGAAAGCAAGCGGAATGGCTCCCTGTGCTAGGTAGTAATGTCCATGTTTGATTAAATTGGAACTATGTCTAGCGTCCTTTCTGTTGCATTAAACACTCAATGTATTTGTCTTCAGGATTGCTGTGTACAAAGCACTCTATAGACTGTTTGGAGGGTTTATTGCAGATGTAGTTGCAGCAATTGATCAGGTATACAAGTATACTATATGTTTATGCTGGTGTTTTATTTCAAATGTTTTATTTTCTAACAGCATATTTATGTCAAAAATTACTTGTCAGCAGTCtttcttatttaaaaaataaaagaaagaaagaaagaaagaaaaaatctaACCCATTTAAGCTCAACATATAATTGAACAATCAGTATTGTCAAGATGTCTAATTATTCAAAATTGGGAGTCAACAGGCTGTACATGATGGAGTGGATATACTCAGCCTTTCAGTTGGACCAAACAGTCCTTCAACAACAACCAAAACAACGTTTTTGAATCCTTTTGATGCTACACTTCTTGGAGCTGTGAAAGCTGGTGTATTTGTTGCACAGGCTGCTGGAAATGGTGGTCCTTTTCCTAAGACATTAGTTTCATACAGTCCATGGATAGCATCTGTAGGAGCTGCAATTGATGATCGTAGATACAAAAACCATCTAACCCTTGGAAATGGACACATCTTAGCAGGACTTGGGCTGTCACGTGAGTTTTCCAGCTTCCTTCTATGTTTATTACGTTACATTTTCTTAATCATGGACTTGTAGGAGGAGATATGATGTTGATAGTTTTTGTGGAGTTTTATTTGAAGCTgatgaaaatttgaaaagaaaCACTCCGttcaaataaaagaaagaaaaagtaaacaGAAACACATTGTTTGGGTAGAATAAGTATCTTCTCATTTTGCTTCTATCCTTTAATGATTCTTTCAACATTGTTCTTGTGTGCCACTTAGTAAGAGAAAATGGTGGTAAATTTTTCTTCTGCAGATGACACCAATTAGTTATTCTGAGTGTACATAAGCATCATCTTGGGACTATAGCTTGGCATAAAtaactttatttatttatagagtagtTAGGAAAATGCATTCCCTTTGCTTAAATTGTGTAAAGTCATTTTCAGTTATAGGattattgaagaaaaaaatttgggTATTGATATTTCCTCATTGATATTTAGTCAATTAAATAGGGATCAGAGTTGCTGATTAGCGTTCACTTTTGGTGGTCTAAGGTATCTTGTGAATTGAGGTATCATTATATCTATAAATAATCATGCACTGTATGAGCACATTCCATGTCAAAGTTGAAGATGATCTTATACAAAACTTACTCTTCACACTTTACTGAACTCATTGATCGTCCAACAATATTATGAACTAGGTTATGTTAAAAAGTGCAATGAAATGGCATCGGGGTATTAGTACATTATATGATATTTTTTGTGTTCTGTTTTCATTCCTTATGGTTTATGGTAAAAAAACGTCAAGAATGGATAGTAGTGGTGCCTGAAGCCTGCACGAATTGTTCAAGATCATCTTCAACttttttaatttcctttttgttaaaatAAAGAATTGTAAAAAAGATTTGAACTCAATAATATTGAAAATAGCTAAGAGAAAAGCCCACTCCTCCTGAGCTTTATCAACCAGGTTTTTGTCCTATTAAATGTGGGTTCAGCTATGAATGCTATGCTGGTGACAGGGCAATTTCGTGAACTTTTTCTGCTAAATCAATGTCACTTCAGTTCTCTGCAAGTTTCATGCTTATGTGATATGGAATATTTAAGGTTGTCCACAATTCATTTGTTTGCTGCTAGTTTCCTTTGTATACTAATGTTTTTGCTAATGGTTTTGTGCAGCTTCTACACGTTTAAACAAAACATACACGTTGGTTGCTGCAAATGATGTTCTGCTAGATTCCTCAGTTATGAAGTTCAGTCCCACGGATTGCCAGAGACCAGAAGTTTTAAACAAGAACTTGATAAAGGGGAATATTCTTCTCTGTGGCTATTCATACAACTTTGTTTCTGGTACTGCATCAATAAAAAAAGTCTCTGAAACAGCAAAGGCCCTTGGAGCAGTTGGATTTGTTCTTTGTGTAGAAAATGTTTCTCCTGGAATGAAATTTGATCCAGTCCCTGTTGGCCTTCCTGGGATTGTTATCACAGATGCCAGtaagtcaaaggtacttgaCTCATCTTTGATAACCACTAACTGTTTCCATCTGCTTGCTTGTAACCAAATACATACTCCACATTCAGGCACTTATCTCAGCTTCTATTTGTatcttctttttctgttttcttcaaTACTTTATGATCACAAAGTACATGCTATTTATGAAGTGATTAGGAACTTCCAAATCCTTAATTTTcaggacttgataaattattataatatctCCACACCAAGAGATTGGACTGGAAGGGTGAAGAGTTTCAAAGGTACAGGTAAAATCGGGGACGGCTTGATGCCTATTCTCCATACATCTGCGCCTCAGGTGGCGTTATTCTCTGCCAGAGGGCCAAATATAAAGGACTTTAGCTTC contains:
- the LOC130722544 gene encoding subtilisin-like protease SBT2.5 isoform X1, with amino-acid sequence MGLLLMEFGCVFIILFALVQSGKGEVYIVTVEGEPIISYMGGIDGFEATAVESDEKIDTSRESVTSYARHLENRHDMLLGMLFDEGTYKKLYSYRHLINGFAAHISPEQAETLRHAPGVKSVTRDWKVRRLTTHTPQFLGLPTGVWPTGGGYERAGEDIVIGFVDSGIFPHHPSFRTHNTEPYGPVPKYRGKCEVDPDTKRSFCNGKIIGAQHFALAAKAAGAFNPSIDFESPLDGDGHGTHTASIAAGRNGIPVRMHGHEFGKASGMAPCARIAVYKALYRLFGGFIADVVAAIDQAVHDGVDILSLSVGPNSPSTTTKTTFLNPFDATLLGAVKAGVFVAQAAGNGGPFPKTLVSYSPWIASVGAAIDDRRYKNHLTLGNGHILAGLGLSPSTRLNKTYTLVAANDVLLDSSVMKFSPTDCQRPEVLNKNLIKGNILLCGYSYNFVSGTASIKKVSETAKALGAVGFVLCVENVSPGMKFDPVPVGLPGIVITDASKSKDLINYYNISTPRDWTGRVKSFKGTGKIGDGLMPILHTSAPQVALFSARGPNIKDFSFQEADLLKPDILAPGSLIWAAWSLNGTDEPNYDGEGFAMISGTSMAAPHIAGIAALIKQKHPHWSPAAIKSALMTTSTTIDRAGNPILAQQYSETEAVKLVRATPFDYGSGHVSPRAALNPGLIFDAGYEDYLGFLCTTPGIDVHEIKNYTNSQCNNTMGHPSNLNSPSITVAHLVRTRIVTRTVTNVAEEETYVIQARMQPAIAIEVNPPAMTIKAGASRKFTVTLTVRSVTGTYSFGEVMMKGSRGHKVRIPVLANGYSR
- the LOC130722544 gene encoding subtilisin-like protease SBT2.5 isoform X2, which encodes MLLGMLFDEGTYKKLYSYRHLINGFAAHISPEQAETLRHAPGVKSVTRDWKVRRLTTHTPQFLGLPTGVWPTGGGYERAGEDIVIGFVDSGIFPHHPSFRTHNTEPYGPVPKYRGKCEVDPDTKRSFCNGKIIGAQHFALAAKAAGAFNPSIDFESPLDGDGHGTHTASIAAGRNGIPVRMHGHEFGKASGMAPCARIAVYKALYRLFGGFIADVVAAIDQAVHDGVDILSLSVGPNSPSTTTKTTFLNPFDATLLGAVKAGVFVAQAAGNGGPFPKTLVSYSPWIASVGAAIDDRRYKNHLTLGNGHILAGLGLSPSTRLNKTYTLVAANDVLLDSSVMKFSPTDCQRPEVLNKNLIKGNILLCGYSYNFVSGTASIKKVSETAKALGAVGFVLCVENVSPGMKFDPVPVGLPGIVITDASKSKDLINYYNISTPRDWTGRVKSFKGTGKIGDGLMPILHTSAPQVALFSARGPNIKDFSFQEADLLKPDILAPGSLIWAAWSLNGTDEPNYDGEGFAMISGTSMAAPHIAGIAALIKQKHPHWSPAAIKSALMTTSTTIDRAGNPILAQQYSETEAVKLVRATPFDYGSGHVSPRAALNPGLIFDAGYEDYLGFLCTTPGIDVHEIKNYTNSQCNNTMGHPSNLNSPSITVAHLVRTRIVTRTVTNVAEEETYVIQARMQPAIAIEVNPPAMTIKAGASRKFTVTLTVRSVTGTYSFGEVMMKGSRGHKVRIPVLANGYSR